The Neobacillus sp. OS1-2 genome includes a window with the following:
- a CDS encoding ATP-binding protein, whose amino-acid sequence MRNPLTAASGFVQLLQDDYLSRQKRKEYLSIVKEELNSAERVIQDYLTFAKPSLETIEELNVKSELRQIINILQPLAKQNSVEIITNFSVIGFIKGDGQKFRQCFVNVLKNAIESMPSGGYLTISTEFSQSSVTIKVEDTGVGMTNGQLERLGEPFYSTKGKKGTGLGMMVVYSIVRAMDGSIWVESEVGKGTIFLFEFPTITAIKKKEQTFRE is encoded by the coding sequence ATTCGAAATCCTTTAACTGCTGCCAGTGGATTTGTTCAACTTCTCCAAGATGATTACCTTTCAAGACAAAAAAGAAAAGAATACTTATCCATTGTGAAAGAGGAATTAAATTCTGCTGAAAGGGTCATTCAGGATTACTTAACCTTCGCCAAGCCATCTTTGGAGACGATTGAGGAATTGAATGTAAAAAGTGAACTCCGGCAAATTATCAATATTCTTCAACCCTTAGCAAAACAAAATTCAGTTGAAATTATTACTAACTTTTCCGTCATAGGTTTTATAAAGGGGGATGGACAGAAGTTTCGACAGTGCTTTGTCAATGTACTCAAAAATGCAATTGAATCAATGCCGTCAGGTGGGTATTTAACCATTTCAACCGAATTTAGCCAAAGCTCTGTAACCATTAAAGTCGAAGATACAGGTGTGGGAATGACAAATGGGCAGTTGGAACGATTAGGAGAACCTTTCTATTCCACAAAAGGGAAAAAGGGAACTGGGCTCGGAATGATGGTCGTTTATAGTATTGTCCGTGCAATGGATGGGTCGATTTGGGTAGAAAGTGAAGTAGGCAAAGGGACAATCTTTCTTTTTGAATTTCCAACGATTACGGCCATCAAGAAAAAGGAACAAACCTTCAGAGAATAG
- a CDS encoding MFS transporter produces the protein MGQPAKKLDTPATNIIGNAVRPFGMRDKIGYMFGDWGNDFFFILAASFLMVFYTDVYHISPALVGTLFLVARLWDAIADVTVGRFIDSRKAGKNGKFRPWIFRMSFPLVIVGVIMFVHIPGMSTGFYEAYAFVTYLLWGTLYSTVNIPYGSMASVMTADPVERTTLSTFRSLGGALAGLIINVVGPLILFVDNKADANRFILGAVIFGVLSLACYMACYTLTVERIVAPNSETPKGNFAQTVKGLGKNKPLIWILVASLLFLVCFMLVGTVNVYLFKDYFSNAKALSMVGLIQTVALIIAMPMVKPLVAKFGKKELASAGLLLSIVVYALLYFLPNLTVGQFTGVLAVGMFGFSFFNLVIWAFVTDVIDYHEYVTGLREDGTVYSIYSFARKVGQAVAGGLGGYAIAAVGYNSASQTQTQEALHGIHSLATLVPALLLLVVFLILVFFYPLNKKRTIQLTADLAERRKVRN, from the coding sequence ATGGGTCAACCTGCTAAAAAATTAGATACGCCAGCAACAAATATCATTGGAAATGCTGTCCGTCCTTTTGGGATGAGGGATAAAATTGGTTATATGTTTGGTGACTGGGGCAATGACTTTTTCTTTATCTTAGCAGCATCGTTCCTCATGGTTTTCTATACAGATGTATATCATATAAGTCCAGCACTTGTAGGAACTCTCTTTTTAGTTGCCCGTTTGTGGGATGCTATTGCAGATGTAACGGTTGGGCGTTTCATTGACTCAAGAAAAGCCGGGAAAAACGGCAAATTCAGACCATGGATTTTCAGAATGTCTTTTCCCCTTGTAATAGTGGGTGTAATAATGTTCGTTCATATCCCAGGGATGTCTACTGGATTTTATGAAGCCTATGCATTTGTAACCTATCTTTTATGGGGAACTTTATATAGCACTGTGAATATTCCATACGGTTCTATGGCGTCTGTGATGACCGCAGATCCAGTTGAACGAACAACCTTATCAACCTTCCGTTCACTTGGTGGAGCGTTAGCGGGATTAATTATAAACGTTGTTGGTCCATTAATCTTATTTGTAGATAATAAGGCTGATGCAAATCGTTTTATTCTCGGTGCCGTCATTTTCGGTGTTCTTTCTCTAGCATGTTATATGGCTTGTTATACATTAACAGTTGAACGAATTGTTGCTCCTAATTCTGAAACACCAAAAGGAAACTTTGCCCAAACAGTAAAAGGCCTTGGAAAAAACAAACCATTAATTTGGATTTTAGTTGCTTCATTACTTTTCTTGGTATGTTTCATGCTCGTGGGTACAGTAAATGTTTACTTATTTAAAGATTATTTCAGCAACGCCAAGGCATTAAGTATGGTAGGTCTTATCCAGACAGTTGCGTTAATTATTGCTATGCCGATGGTTAAACCGTTAGTAGCTAAGTTTGGTAAAAAGGAATTAGCATCTGCAGGACTACTTCTCTCTATTGTTGTATACGCGCTATTATATTTCTTGCCTAACTTAACTGTAGGTCAATTTACCGGTGTTTTAGCTGTTGGAATGTTTGGATTCTCCTTCTTTAATCTAGTGATTTGGGCATTCGTAACAGATGTCATTGATTATCATGAATACGTAACTGGATTGCGAGAAGATGGAACTGTATACTCTATCTATTCATTTGCTCGTAAAGTAGGTCAAGCTGTTGCTGGTGGTCTCGGTGGTTATGCGATTGCAGCAGTTGGATATAATTCAGCAAGTCAGACACAAACACAAGAAGCACTGCATGGTATTCATTCACTGGCAACTTTAGTACCTGCCTTACTTCTTCTAGTTGTATTCTTAATCTTGGTATTCTTTTATCCATTAAATAAAAAACGTACTATTCAGCTTACAGCTGATTTAGCTGAAAGAAGAAAGGTACGAAACTAA
- the nagB gene encoding glucosamine-6-phosphate deaminase has product MKIIEVNDYTEMSQKAAEYIIEKVCQNPKINLGLATGGTPVGTYKKIIEDYRKNGTSYRNVTTFNLDEYIGLSGEDKNSYRYFMDEQLFNHIDINKNNTYVPQGNSNDAEEECLRYESLLVKNGGVDLQVLGIGSNGHIGFNEPGTAFSSQTHVIELAPSTINANARYFNRIEEVPTKAITMGISTIMKSREILLLVSGEAKKEAMGRLLNGTITENFPASVLKNHPYVTIIADKAAVSGLKIPSL; this is encoded by the coding sequence ATGAAAATTATCGAAGTGAATGATTACACAGAAATGAGTCAGAAAGCAGCTGAATATATTATTGAAAAGGTTTGTCAAAATCCCAAGATCAACCTAGGGCTTGCCACAGGTGGAACGCCTGTTGGAACCTACAAGAAAATAATTGAAGACTATCGGAAAAATGGTACTTCTTATCGAAACGTCACCACATTCAATTTAGATGAATATATTGGACTTTCAGGTGAAGATAAAAATAGCTATCGTTATTTTATGGATGAGCAGTTGTTTAATCACATTGATATCAATAAAAATAACACCTATGTTCCGCAGGGAAATAGTAACGATGCTGAAGAAGAATGTCTTCGGTATGAATCATTACTTGTCAAAAATGGTGGGGTTGATTTGCAAGTTCTTGGAATTGGCAGCAATGGTCATATTGGTTTTAACGAGCCTGGGACCGCCTTTAGCTCTCAAACACATGTCATTGAATTGGCTCCTTCGACAATTAATGCCAATGCAAGGTACTTTAATCGAATTGAAGAAGTACCAACAAAGGCAATAACAATGGGGATTTCAACGATAATGAAAAGCAGGGAAATTCTCCTTTTAGTTTCTGGTGAAGCTAAAAAGGAAGCGATGGGCAGGCTTTTAAATGGAACAATAACAGAAAATTTTCCTGCTTCTGTGTTGAAGAATCATCCATATGTTACAATTATTGCTGATAAAGCAGCAGTTTCAGGTTTGAAAATTCCCAGTTTATAA
- the uxaC gene encoding glucuronate isomerase — MKSFLDKHFLLNTDTAIKLYKNAAAEAPIFDFHCHLNPQEVWENKSYENITQIWLGGDHYKWRTMRMHGVAEKYITGDATDWEKFEVWAETMPHLIGNPVYHWAQLELKMYFGIDTLLSPETAREVWEECNDKLQMPEFSARAFIEKSNVKFIGTTDDPISTLEYHQLLKNDDSFKTMIAPTFRPDGALFIDRPTFTSWIGKLAQVSGINVDTFDGFIGALRQRVEFFHENGGRASDHDIQKMDYVETTKDQVEAIFNKRLNGEPLTNDEVVAYRIFVLKELGKMYAEKQWVMQLHMGAMRSNNSRMKELIGPDTGFDSVGEANMAEGLSRFLDALDQENALPRTVLFNLNQKDNVVLAGMMGNFYEEGIPGKVQLGSGWWFLDHIDGMERQMKDFANVGLLSHFIGMLTDSRSFLSYARHDYFRRILCNILGGWVEQGLAPNNMKHMEQMVRNICYHNAEKFFLER; from the coding sequence ATGAAGTCCTTTTTAGACAAACACTTTTTGCTAAACACAGACACCGCAATCAAACTATATAAAAATGCTGCAGCCGAGGCACCCATTTTTGATTTTCATTGCCATTTGAACCCACAAGAAGTATGGGAAAACAAGTCATATGAAAATATAACTCAAATCTGGCTTGGGGGAGATCATTATAAATGGCGGACTATGCGGATGCATGGTGTAGCGGAAAAATACATTACCGGTGATGCTACGGATTGGGAGAAATTCGAAGTTTGGGCAGAAACGATGCCTCATTTAATCGGAAATCCTGTTTATCATTGGGCACAATTAGAATTGAAAATGTATTTCGGTATTGATACACTACTAAGTCCGGAAACAGCCCGTGAGGTATGGGAAGAGTGTAACGACAAATTACAAATGCCTGAATTTAGTGCGAGAGCATTCATTGAGAAATCTAATGTGAAGTTTATTGGTACGACAGATGATCCAATTTCAACCCTTGAATACCATCAATTATTAAAAAATGATGATTCATTTAAAACAATGATTGCTCCAACATTCCGTCCGGATGGTGCACTTTTCATTGATCGTCCTACCTTCACTAGCTGGATTGGAAAGTTAGCTCAGGTTTCAGGTATAAATGTAGATACATTTGATGGATTTATAGGCGCACTGAGACAGCGGGTTGAATTTTTTCATGAAAACGGTGGCCGTGCTTCCGATCATGACATTCAAAAAATGGACTATGTGGAAACAACGAAGGATCAGGTTGAAGCTATTTTCAATAAACGTTTAAACGGGGAACCACTTACAAATGATGAAGTAGTAGCGTATCGTATTTTCGTTTTGAAAGAGCTAGGAAAAATGTACGCTGAAAAACAATGGGTTATGCAGCTTCATATGGGTGCAATGAGAAGCAATAACTCGAGAATGAAAGAGCTAATTGGACCTGACACAGGATTTGATTCTGTTGGCGAAGCGAATATGGCTGAAGGTCTGTCCCGCTTCCTAGATGCACTTGATCAGGAAAATGCCTTACCAAGAACAGTATTATTTAACTTAAATCAAAAAGATAATGTCGTTTTAGCAGGGATGATGGGGAACTTCTATGAAGAAGGAATTCCAGGAAAAGTCCAATTAGGCTCTGGCTGGTGGTTCCTTGACCATATTGATGGCATGGAAAGACAAATGAAGGACTTTGCTAATGTTGGCTTACTCAGCCACTTTATTGGTATGCTGACAGACTCACGCAGCTTCCTTTCTTATGCACGTCATGACTATTTCCGTCGCATACTTTGTAACATTCTTGGTGGATGGGTAGAGCAAGGCTTGGCACCGAATAATATGAAGCATATGGAACAAATGGTACGGAATATATGCTATCATAATGCTGAAAAATTCTTTTTAGAAAGATAA
- a CDS encoding CAP domain-containing protein, whose product MIKKPAGLLLTAVLTMGLAACNNNDNDQINDKTGNRVGMNTANRNNHFMDVGNGRDDGIDHNGLLTEDYSNRNNSESDLNLFKDRKKNRKNNEDMISAYQTTLNSDQYPHTRAVLIRDAKYQFIRIDPRQGNLFQSGVIQQVQPNIGQQQNPVPNVPAPKQAQPAPVPKQAQPAPAPKQTQPAPAPKPAAPSQNTTSTTGTVSQYVQQVINLTNAERSKKGLPALKADTQLSGVAQKKAQDMQQNHYFSHTSPTYGSPFDMMRDFGVTYKAAGENIAQGQRTPQEVVNAWMNSEGHRANILSSKYTNIGVGFEGAGKNWSQMFIGK is encoded by the coding sequence TTGATAAAAAAACCGGCAGGGTTACTATTAACAGCGGTTCTAACAATGGGACTTGCTGCTTGTAATAACAATGACAATGATCAAATAAATGATAAAACCGGTAATCGGGTAGGCATGAATACAGCCAACAGGAATAACCACTTTATGGATGTAGGAAATGGCAGAGATGATGGTATCGACCATAATGGTCTGCTTACCGAGGATTATTCAAATCGTAACAACAGTGAAAGTGATTTAAATTTGTTTAAGGATCGGAAAAAGAATAGAAAAAATAATGAGGACATGATTTCTGCATACCAGACAACATTGAATAGTGATCAATATCCCCATACTCGGGCGGTTTTAATCCGAGATGCAAAATATCAGTTTATTCGTATTGACCCTAGACAAGGGAATTTGTTTCAGTCTGGAGTAATCCAACAGGTACAGCCAAATATTGGGCAGCAGCAAAACCCTGTTCCAAATGTACCGGCTCCAAAGCAAGCACAGCCGGCACCGGTTCCAAAGCAAGCACAGCCGGCACCAGCACCAAAGCAAACACAACCAGCACCTGCACCAAAACCGGCTGCTCCGTCTCAAAATACTACATCAACTACTGGAACAGTAAGTCAATATGTTCAGCAAGTAATCAATTTAACCAATGCTGAGCGAAGTAAGAAGGGACTTCCGGCATTAAAAGCCGATACACAGTTAAGTGGTGTTGCACAAAAGAAAGCTCAGGATATGCAGCAAAATCACTACTTTTCACATACAAGTCCTACTTACGGATCCCCGTTCGATATGATGAGAGATTTTGGGGTAACCTATAAGGCTGCAGGAGAAAATATTGCTCAGGGTCAAAGAACACCGCAAGAAGTTGTAAATGCCTGGATGAACAGCGAGGGACATCGAGCGAATATTCTTAGTTCAAAATATACAAATATTGGGGTTGGATTTGAGGGAGCAGGAAAGAATTGGTCACAAATGTTTATAGGTAAATAA
- a CDS encoding GntR family transcriptional regulator codes for MINKNSPIPLYYQLEEHIKGLIENGELSPGDALPPEREYAEKYQISRMTVRQAFTQLVNEGYLYRLQGKGTFIAERKIEQPLQGLTSFTEDMKARGLTPESILVRFEIIPASNQIAGQLKIPENKPVYEIKRIRLADGVPMALETNYLSSDLIKGLTEEIVNKSLYGYIEGELNLRIESASQIIESSIASQDEADHLNITKGAPVMHIQQNTFLNNGTPVEFVKSVYRADRYKFMIQMKR; via the coding sequence ATGATAAACAAAAATTCCCCCATTCCACTTTATTATCAGCTTGAGGAACACATTAAAGGATTAATTGAAAATGGTGAATTGTCTCCAGGTGATGCTCTTCCGCCGGAGAGAGAATATGCTGAAAAATATCAGATTAGCCGGATGACAGTCAGACAGGCCTTTACCCAGCTAGTGAATGAAGGGTATTTATATCGGTTGCAAGGAAAGGGAACTTTTATAGCGGAACGGAAAATTGAACAGCCCTTGCAGGGACTTACAAGCTTCACAGAAGACATGAAAGCAAGAGGACTTACCCCTGAGAGCATCCTTGTAAGGTTTGAAATTATTCCAGCTTCAAATCAGATTGCAGGTCAATTAAAAATTCCTGAAAATAAACCTGTTTATGAAATAAAACGTATCCGTTTAGCGGATGGCGTCCCAATGGCATTGGAAACAAATTATCTCTCATCGGATCTTATTAAGGGATTAACAGAAGAAATTGTTAATAAATCCCTTTATGGATATATTGAAGGTGAATTAAACCTGCGAATCGAAAGTGCTTCACAGATTATTGAGTCATCCATTGCGAGTCAAGATGAGGCAGACCATTTAAATATTACAAAAGGGGCACCAGTAATGCACATCCAACAAAATACCTTTTTGAATAATGGCACCCCAGTAGAATTTGTGAAATCAGTTTACCGTGCAGATCGATATAAATTCATGATTCAAATGAAACGATAA
- the gndA gene encoding NADP-dependent phosphogluconate dehydrogenase translates to MSKQQIGVVGLAVMGKNLALNIESRGYSVAVFNRSYDKTEAFLKNEAEGKNFVGARTVEEFVHSLEKPRKILLMVKAGNATDGTIDSLKPFLEEGDILIDGGNTFFQDTIRRNKELANAGFHFIGTGVSGGEEGALKGPSIMPGGNKEAYDLVKPILEAISAKVEGDPCCTYIGPNGAGHYVKMVHNGIEYGDMQLICEAYFILKNVLGLSTEELHGVFAEWNKGELDSYLIEITADIFTKVDEETGKPLVDVILDTAGQKGTGKWTSQNALDLGVPLPIITESVFARFISAMKEERVKASQVLNGPAVKPFEGNKEELIEAVRKALYMSKIVSYAQGFAQMRVASEEYDWNLQYGNIAMIFRGGCIIRAQFLQKIKDAYDRDSQLANLLLDPYFKEIVEGYQPALRQVLSVAIERGIPVPSFASAIAYYDSYRTETLPANLLQAQRDYFGAHTYQRVDKEGIFHTNWMEK, encoded by the coding sequence ATGTCAAAACAACAAATTGGTGTAGTTGGCCTAGCGGTAATGGGGAAAAACCTCGCTTTGAATATTGAAAGCCGCGGCTATTCGGTTGCCGTTTTTAACCGTTCATATGATAAAACTGAAGCGTTTCTGAAAAATGAAGCGGAGGGTAAAAACTTTGTCGGTGCTCGTACCGTTGAGGAATTTGTTCATTCGTTAGAAAAACCACGTAAAATCTTATTGATGGTTAAAGCTGGTAATGCAACAGATGGAACGATTGATTCATTAAAACCATTCCTTGAAGAAGGCGATATCCTCATTGATGGTGGTAATACCTTTTTCCAAGATACAATTAGACGTAATAAAGAACTTGCAAATGCAGGGTTCCATTTTATCGGAACGGGTGTTTCCGGCGGTGAAGAAGGGGCATTAAAAGGTCCTTCCATTATGCCTGGCGGTAATAAAGAAGCCTATGATTTAGTAAAGCCAATCCTAGAGGCGATTTCAGCTAAGGTTGAAGGGGACCCATGCTGTACATATATTGGACCAAACGGTGCAGGTCATTATGTGAAAATGGTTCATAATGGAATTGAATATGGTGATATGCAATTAATTTGTGAAGCATACTTTATTCTGAAGAATGTCCTTGGTTTAAGCACTGAAGAGCTTCATGGTGTGTTTGCAGAATGGAATAAAGGCGAGCTTGACAGCTACTTAATTGAAATTACCGCAGATATTTTTACAAAAGTGGATGAAGAAACAGGAAAACCTTTAGTTGACGTGATTCTAGATACTGCTGGTCAAAAAGGAACTGGTAAATGGACAAGCCAAAACGCTTTAGATTTAGGTGTCCCGCTTCCCATCATCACAGAATCAGTTTTTGCCCGTTTTATCTCAGCAATGAAAGAAGAACGTGTGAAGGCTAGTCAAGTTTTAAATGGTCCAGCTGTAAAACCATTTGAAGGAAATAAAGAAGAATTAATTGAAGCAGTTCGTAAAGCACTATATATGAGTAAAATTGTGTCATATGCACAAGGCTTTGCCCAAATGCGTGTGGCATCTGAAGAATACGATTGGAATCTTCAATACGGAAATATCGCGATGATTTTCCGCGGCGGCTGCATTATCCGTGCTCAATTCTTACAAAAAATTAAAGATGCGTACGACCGTGATTCTCAGTTAGCAAATCTATTATTAGATCCATACTTTAAAGAAATTGTTGAAGGGTATCAACCGGCACTTCGTCAAGTGCTTTCAGTAGCTATTGAACGTGGTATCCCAGTGCCATCATTCGCAAGTGCTATCGCATATTATGACAGTTATCGTACGGAAACACTTCCTGCAAACCTATTGCAAGCACAACGTGATTACTTTGGTGCCCATACGTATCAACGTGTGGATAAAGAAGGAATATTCCATACAAATTGGATGGAAAAGTAA
- a CDS encoding AraC family transcriptional regulator produces MDLEAAINNQSMMNKWITAAYRVQGVHSYSFQYHSHHEYEIYFFCGGDCKYLISNRIYELEPGDIILLDGMTLHKPNPKIESTYTRSMLHFSPTWMAEIAAVLGIPNLLDPFKKLNNYLLRTGYNESGQYIDQQIKKIVGLLAWMNEEMLQTGTNNRLLEAEVKLELVQLLVKIYKMSQEELAHVSNKKTEKEVHAEAIASWIKDHFAEKMNLDRISTELNLSKYYTSHVFKEITGFTVMEYVMGCRLNQVKFLLEMEPDLTLAEVSSAAGFESLAHFSRYFKEKVGVTPSRYRKNKRIADTSGTKEDSL; encoded by the coding sequence ATGGATTTGGAAGCAGCTATAAATAATCAAAGTATGATGAATAAATGGATCACTGCAGCTTACAGAGTTCAAGGTGTGCATTCCTATTCCTTTCAGTATCATTCCCATCATGAATATGAAATTTATTTCTTTTGTGGTGGTGATTGTAAGTATTTAATTAGTAATCGGATTTATGAACTGGAGCCTGGTGATATCATTCTATTGGATGGCATGACACTGCATAAACCGAATCCGAAAATAGAAAGTACCTATACAAGAAGTATGCTTCATTTTTCACCCACATGGATGGCAGAAATTGCAGCAGTTCTAGGGATTCCTAATTTGTTGGATCCATTTAAGAAGCTCAATAATTATCTACTACGAACGGGCTACAATGAATCTGGCCAATATATTGACCAACAGATAAAGAAAATCGTAGGACTTTTGGCCTGGATGAATGAAGAAATGCTCCAGACAGGCACAAATAATAGGCTGTTAGAGGCCGAAGTAAAGCTGGAATTAGTTCAACTACTCGTAAAAATATATAAAATGAGTCAAGAAGAATTAGCACATGTTTCGAATAAAAAAACAGAAAAAGAAGTCCATGCCGAGGCCATTGCCTCATGGATAAAAGACCATTTTGCTGAAAAAATGAATTTGGATCGGATTTCGACTGAACTAAATTTAAGTAAATATTATACTTCACATGTTTTTAAAGAGATTACTGGTTTTACTGTGATGGAATATGTGATGGGCTGCAGGCTTAATCAGGTCAAGTTTTTATTAGAAATGGAGCCTGACCTCACTCTTGCTGAAGTTTCAAGTGCAGCTGGATTTGAAAGTCTTGCCCATTTCAGCCGTTATTTTAAGGAAAAGGTAGGGGTTACGCCCTCTCGTTACCGCAAAAATAAACGAATAGCCGATACATCGGGAACAAAGGAGGATTCGCTATAA
- a CDS encoding ROK family transcriptional regulator has translation MVTGDAAYIKKINRSLIIREIVKEGMISRADLSKVTALTRATISAQVADLLDEGLIVETQLEHNHVGRKPIMLSLNGQAGYALGIDLDYGQLSFTLSNLLGQPISSTTIGIDTTDYYKILHLLLEQIQKYRSECIDSRYGIVGIVIAIHGLVSTDELVHYVPKFNWHDVHLKNDLENVLGINIYLENNANLSAFAERVFVHHETNNLLCATLYSGIGLGMMMNSEFFRGHDGYAGEAGHMIIMPGGKPCNCGNKGCWEKYASESSIFDYLSEKRGIKNLTYEQIQQWLDEGDEEVHELLEQFIYYLSIGLNNMINMYNPDVLVLDSELLQMVPNSLEKIRNNLHSSISHYRELLISTIGKKSCGLGACALAIKQFLEVPMLNFTYNDQREKNESGNK, from the coding sequence ATGGTTACCGGTGATGCGGCTTATATCAAAAAAATTAATCGCTCCTTAATCATCAGAGAAATTGTAAAAGAAGGAATGATTTCAAGGGCGGATTTATCAAAAGTCACTGCTCTAACACGAGCAACGATTTCAGCACAAGTAGCAGACTTACTAGATGAAGGATTAATTGTCGAAACACAACTAGAGCATAATCATGTCGGCCGGAAGCCAATCATGCTGTCTTTAAATGGACAAGCTGGCTATGCACTTGGAATTGACCTCGATTATGGTCAACTATCATTTACCCTTTCCAATCTTTTAGGTCAGCCTATTTCTTCTACTACTATTGGAATAGATACTACAGATTACTATAAGATTCTGCATCTCTTACTTGAGCAGATTCAAAAATACAGATCTGAGTGTATTGACAGTCGTTATGGGATTGTTGGAATTGTCATTGCTATTCACGGCCTTGTCTCGACAGACGAACTTGTGCATTATGTACCCAAGTTTAACTGGCATGATGTACACTTGAAAAATGATTTAGAAAATGTACTGGGTATCAATATATATCTTGAAAACAATGCAAATCTATCTGCGTTCGCAGAGAGAGTGTTTGTGCACCATGAAACGAATAATCTTTTATGTGCTACCCTCTACTCTGGAATCGGTCTCGGGATGATGATGAACAGCGAATTTTTTCGCGGTCATGACGGGTACGCGGGTGAAGCAGGTCACATGATTATCATGCCAGGTGGAAAACCTTGCAACTGTGGAAACAAAGGATGCTGGGAAAAGTATGCCTCAGAATCGAGTATTTTTGATTATCTTTCTGAAAAAAGAGGGATTAAAAATCTAACCTATGAACAAATTCAACAATGGCTGGATGAAGGTGACGAAGAGGTACACGAGTTGCTGGAGCAATTCATTTATTACCTTTCAATTGGATTAAATAATATGATTAACATGTACAATCCAGACGTACTTGTATTGGATAGTGAATTGCTGCAGATGGTTCCGAACTCTTTGGAGAAAATCCGTAATAACCTACATTCTTCCATCAGCCACTATCGTGAATTATTGATTTCTACGATTGGAAAAAAATCCTGTGGACTTGGAGCATGCGCACTTGCTATTAAACAATTCCTTGAGGTGCCAATGCTGAATTTTACTTACAATGACCAAAGGGAGAAAAATGAAAGCGGAAACAAATAA
- a CDS encoding FMN-dependent NADH-azoreductase, giving the protein MEKLLYVTANPKGLEKSKGLQIGEAFLETFKQELPDVQIKKMDLFTLDFAQMDADLVSARGKLAGYGYTLDQLTDPEREKILKMHALADEFISYDYYVFVSPMWNLSSPAVLKAFLDNLFVAGKTFVHTPNGPKGLLTNKKAIHIQTRGGQYTGTPMQEMESGDRYLKIALRFLGIEVMETILAEGFDLFPQKVTEIIGKAKENARLAAKELAIGN; this is encoded by the coding sequence ATGGAAAAGCTACTGTATGTGACAGCAAATCCAAAAGGGTTAGAAAAATCAAAGGGGCTGCAAATTGGGGAAGCCTTTCTTGAGACTTTTAAGCAGGAACTTCCTGACGTACAAATAAAGAAAATGGATTTGTTCACTTTAGATTTTGCCCAAATGGATGCGGATCTCGTTTCTGCTAGAGGCAAATTAGCTGGTTATGGCTATACTCTTGATCAGCTGACAGATCCGGAACGAGAAAAAATCCTCAAAATGCATGCCCTTGCCGATGAATTTATTAGTTATGACTATTATGTTTTTGTTTCCCCAATGTGGAATTTGAGTTCCCCTGCGGTTTTAAAGGCCTTCCTTGATAATTTGTTTGTAGCTGGAAAGACATTTGTTCATACTCCCAACGGGCCAAAAGGTCTTTTAACGAATAAGAAAGCTATTCACATCCAAACAAGAGGCGGTCAATATACAGGGACACCGATGCAGGAAATGGAATCAGGTGATCGCTATTTAAAAATAGCACTCCGCTTCTTGGGGATTGAGGTGATGGAAACTATACTCGCGGAAGGATTCGATTTATTTCCACAAAAGGTAACAGAAATTATTGGAAAGGCAAAGGAAAATGCCAGACTTGCTGCTAAAGAATTAGCAATAGGCAATTAA